In the Bicyclus anynana chromosome 6, ilBicAnyn1.1, whole genome shotgun sequence genome, one interval contains:
- the LOC112056415 gene encoding probable glutamine--tRNA ligase isoform X1 produces the protein MTPEETIEKLRLLGLSEQKAKETLKNAKVTKYLLAAISEVEIEKIPNGAGLLLYHLATKIKPQTESRLPLISKYIASEKLDSTLRVDAALDFLLSHINEENINLVDLENFCGVGVSVTPEQVEKAVEKQMAKYKQELVEKRYRFNSGIIMQAVRAELKWADGKAIQNEVAVQILDLLGPKTEVDLAPAPKPEKKPKSGDGNKKNEATPGNKESQVSATIGDIGGATSMPELMKKLPFHTPGENYKTDGYVVTPNTKKLIEEHLKITSGKVRTRFPPEPNGILHIGHAKAININFGYAAAHDGICFLRYDDTNPEKEEEKFFVGIKDMVEWLGYKPYKITHSSDYFDQLYEWAVKLIKKDLAYVCHQKSEEIKGFNPPPSPWRNRPVEESLQLFEDMKNGKIDEGDATLRMKITLEEGKQDPVAYRIKFKPHHRTGNKWCIYPTYDYTHCLCDSIEHITHSLCTKEFQSRRSSYYWLCNALDIYCPVQWEYGRLNVNYTVVSKRKIGKLIEEGIVKDWDDPRLFTLTALRRRGVPAAAVNSFCAALGVTGAVGAVDPGMLDAAVRDVLNVTAPRYHHHHHCGGAACPRRPSTRSVRRSASPARWGPSTPACWTPPCATCSTSQHPGSWLY, from the exons ATGACACCCGAGGAAACTATAGAAAAGCTTAGGCTTTTAGGCTTAAGTGAACAAAAGGCAAAGGAAACCCTAAAAAACGCTAAAGTTACCAAATACCTACTTGCCGCGATAAGTGAG GTAGAAATTGAAAAGATTCCTAACGGCGCTGGTTTACTGCTCTACCATCTGGCTACTAAAATAAAACCTCAAACGGAAAGTAGACTACCATTGATCAGCAAGTATATTGCCAGTGAAAAGTTAGATTCCACCCTGAGAGTTGATGCTGCATTAGATTTTCTTTTAAGCCACATAAATGAAGAAAACATAAACTTGGTTGATTTGGAAAACTTTTGTGGAGTTGGTGTATCAGTGACGCCAGAACAAGTAGAGAAGGCTGTCGAAAAGCAAATGGCGAAATACAAACAGGAGCTTGTAGAGAAAAGGTACAGGTTTAATTCTGGTATAATAATGCAAGCAGTTAGAGCCGAACTTAAATGGGCAGATGGAAAAGCTATTCAAAATGAAGTGGCAGTGCAG ATATTAGATTTATTAGGCCCAAAAACAGAAGTTGACTTGGCACCAGCACCTAAACCAGAAAAGAAGCCTAAAAGTGGagatggaaataaaaaaaatgaagcaACTCCTG GCAACAAAGAGTCTCAGGTGTCTGCAACAATTGGTGATATCGGAGGTGCAACATCTATGCCAGAATTAATGAAAAAACTGCCATTTCATACCCCTGGAGAGAACTATAAAACAGATGGTTATGTTGTAACTCCTAATACAAAGAAATTGATAGAAGAACATCTTAAGATCACATCTGGAAAAGTAAGGACGAGGTTTCCCCCTGAGCCAAATGGTATTCTCCACATAGGGCATGCTAAAGCTATTAACATCAACTTTGGGTATGCAGCAGCTCATGATGGAATTTGTTTCCTAAGATATGATGATACAAATCCTGAGAAGGAAGAAGAAAAGTTCTTTGTTGGAATCAAAGATATGGTTGAGTGGTTAG GCTACAAACCATATAAAATTACACATTCATCTGATTATTTTGATCAACTATATGAATGGGCTGTGAAGTTAATCAAAAAGGATCTTGCGTATGTGTGCCATCAGAAGTCTGAAGAAATTAAAGGTTTCAATCCTCCACCATCTCCTTGGAGGAACAGACCTGTTGAGGAAAGTCTTCAACTTTTTGAG GACATGAAAAATGGTAAAATCGATGAAGGTGATGCTACACTGAGGATGAAAATAACATTGGAGGAAGGCAAACAGGACCCTGTGGCTTACAGGATAAAGTTCAAGCCTCACCATCGGACCGGCAACAAATGGTGCATTTACCCCACTTACGACTACACACATTGTCTGTGTGACAGCATTGAACACATCACACACTCGCTCTGCACTAAGGAGTTCCAGTCCAGAAG aTCTTCATATTACTGGCTTTGTAATGCACTAGATATATACTGCCCAGTTCAATGGGAGTATGGAAGATTAAATGTTAACTATACAGTTGTGTCCAAGAGAAAGATTGGAAAACTTATTGAAGAAGGTATAGTTAAAG ACTGGGACGACCCCCGCCTGTTCACGCTGACGGCGCTGCGGCGGCGCGGCGTGCCCGCGGCGGCCGTCAACTCGTTCTGTGCGGCGCTCGGCGTCACCGGCGCGGTGGGGGCCGTCGACCCCGGCATGCTGGACGCCGCCGTGCGCGACGTGCTCAACGTCACAGCACccaggtatcatcatcatcatcattgcgGCGGCGCGGCGTGCCCGCGGCGGCCGTCAACTCGTTCTGTGCGGCGCTCGGCGTCACCGGCGCGGTGGGGGCCGTCGACCCCGGCATGCTGGACGCCGCCGTGCGCGACGTGCTCAACGTCACAGCACCCAg GGTCATGGTTGTACTAG